From the genome of Rhinatrema bivittatum chromosome 18, aRhiBiv1.1, whole genome shotgun sequence, one region includes:
- the EIF4E1B gene encoding eukaryotic translation initiation factor 4E type 1B codes for MATSGQLKSPLHPKQKEDKKKKTKREMTSTEEMEKHPIENRWALWFFKNDKSKTWQANLRLVTKFNTVEDFWALYTHIQLASKLTSGCDYSIFKDGITPMWEDNRNKRGGRWLITLSKQQRHTDLDRLWLETLMCLIGEAFDEYSDDICGAVVNIRAKGDKIAMWTKETEHKEAVMHIGRVFKERLGLSSKVVIGYQAHADTAIKSSSIAENKFVV; via the exons ATGGCTACAAGTGGGCAG CTAAAATCCCCCCTTCACCCTAAGCAGAaagaagacaaaaagaaaaagacaaaaagagagatGACATCCACTGAGGAAATGGAGAAACACCCCATagagaacag GTGGGCTTTATGGTTTTTTAAAAACGATAAGAGCAAAACCTGGCAGGCGAATCTCCGTCTGGTCACGAAGTTTAACACCGTTGAAGATTTCTGGGC GCTGTATACCCATATCCAGCTAGCCAGCAAGCTGACCTCTGGCTGTGACTACTCCATCTTTAAG GATGGGATCACGCCCATGTGGGAAGATAACAGGAACAAACGAGGTGGCCGATGGCTGATCACCCTTTCTAAACAGCAGCGGCACACGGACCTTGACCGCTTGTGGCTGGAGACG CTGATGTGTCTTATTGGCGAGGCCTTTGATGAGTACAGTGACGATATCTGTGGTGCTGTCGTCAACATCCGTGCAAAAGGGGATAAGATTGCCATGTGGACCAAGGAAACTGAGCACAAGGAAGCAGTCATGCACATTGG GCGCGTGTTCAAGGAACGGCTCGGCCTGTCGTCCAAGGTGGTGATTGGCTACCAGGCTCATGCCGACACGGCTATCAAGAGCAGCTCCATCGCAGAGAACAAGTTTGTGGTCTGA
- the TSPAN17 gene encoding tetraspanin-17 isoform X1 has product MSGKQQHFKGPEVSCCVKYFLFGFNIVFWLLGAAFLAIGLWAWAEKGVLSNISSITDLGGFDPVWLFIVVGGVMFVLGFAGCIGALRENTFLLKFFSVCLGLIFFLELTAGILAFVLKDWIKDQLNFFINNNVKAYRDDIDLQNLIDFAQEYWFCCGAHGPNDWNLNIYFNCTDSNSSRERCGVPFSCCVKDPAEDVPNTQCGYDVRLKQELEQQTYIYTKGCVGQFEKWLQDNLIVVAGIFVAIALLQIFGICLAQNLVSDIKAVKANW; this is encoded by the exons ATGTCTGGCAAGCAGCAGCATTTCAAGGGACCTGAAGTCAGCTGCTGTGTGAAGTATTTTCTCTTTGGATTCAACATTGTGTTCTGG TTACTGGGTGCTGCGTTCCTGGCCATCGGCTTGTGGGCATGGGCAGAAAAG GGTGTCCTTTCAAACATCTCGTCCATCACAGACCTGGGTGGATTCGACCCTGTGTGGCTCTTCATCGTGGTGGGAGGAGTCATGTTCGTGCTGGGTTTCGCCGGCTGCATCGGGGCGCTACGTGAGAACACCTTTCTGCTGAAGTTT TTCTCGGTGTGTCTGGGGCTCATCTTCTTCCTGGAGCTGACGGCGGGGATTCTGGCTTTTGTGCTGAAAGACTGGATTAAAGATCAGCTGAACTTCTTCATCAATAACAACGTGAAGGCCTACCGGGACGACATTGACCTGCAGAACCTCATTGACTTCGCTCAGGAATAC tggtTTTGCTGTGGTGCTCATGGACCCAATGACTGGAACCTGAACATCTACTTTAATTGTACCGATTCCAACTCCAGCCGGGAGCGCTGTGGGGTGCCCTTCTCCTGCTGCGTTAAGGACCCAGCG GAAGATGTTCCCAACACGCAGTGTGGTTATGACGTGCGACTGAAACAG gaactggagcagcagACTTACATCTACACTAAAGGCTGCGTGGGCCAGTTTGAGAAGTGGCTGCAGGATAATTTAATCGTGGTGGCCGGGATTTTCGTGGCAATAGCACTACTACAG
- the TSPAN17 gene encoding tetraspanin-17 isoform X2 → MSGKQQHFKGPEVSCCVKYFLFGFNIVFWLLGAAFLAIGLWAWAEKGVLSNISSITDLGGFDPVWLFIVVGGVMFVLGFAGCIGALRENTFLLKFFSVCLGLIFFLELTAGILAFVLKDWIKDQLNFFINNNVKAYRDDIDLQNLIDFAQEYWFCCGAHGPNDWNLNIYFNCTDSNSSRERCGVPFSCCVKDPAEDVPNTQCGYDVRLKQELEQQTYIYTKGCVGQFEKWLQDNLIVVAGIFVAIALLQ, encoded by the exons ATGTCTGGCAAGCAGCAGCATTTCAAGGGACCTGAAGTCAGCTGCTGTGTGAAGTATTTTCTCTTTGGATTCAACATTGTGTTCTGG TTACTGGGTGCTGCGTTCCTGGCCATCGGCTTGTGGGCATGGGCAGAAAAG GGTGTCCTTTCAAACATCTCGTCCATCACAGACCTGGGTGGATTCGACCCTGTGTGGCTCTTCATCGTGGTGGGAGGAGTCATGTTCGTGCTGGGTTTCGCCGGCTGCATCGGGGCGCTACGTGAGAACACCTTTCTGCTGAAGTTT TTCTCGGTGTGTCTGGGGCTCATCTTCTTCCTGGAGCTGACGGCGGGGATTCTGGCTTTTGTGCTGAAAGACTGGATTAAAGATCAGCTGAACTTCTTCATCAATAACAACGTGAAGGCCTACCGGGACGACATTGACCTGCAGAACCTCATTGACTTCGCTCAGGAATAC tggtTTTGCTGTGGTGCTCATGGACCCAATGACTGGAACCTGAACATCTACTTTAATTGTACCGATTCCAACTCCAGCCGGGAGCGCTGTGGGGTGCCCTTCTCCTGCTGCGTTAAGGACCCAGCG GAAGATGTTCCCAACACGCAGTGTGGTTATGACGTGCGACTGAAACAG gaactggagcagcagACTTACATCTACACTAAAGGCTGCGTGGGCCAGTTTGAGAAGTGGCTGCAGGATAATTTAATCGTGGTGGCCGGGATTTTCGTGGCAATAGCACTACTACAG